From Prochlorococcus sp. MIT 1223, the proteins below share one genomic window:
- the holA gene encoding DNA polymerase III subunit delta: MPIHLIWGDDSGSRTRAIEKLITNIVDPAWHTMNISRLNGNDIEQANKALEDARVPPFGNGCRVVLVQKSPFCNGCQTELAQKFEEVINVIPESTHLLLIHDLKPDGRLKTTKILKKLIQSNKAHEKSFNLPAIWDSEGQKQLVRITAKDLGMKIEEEAIISLVEAIGNDSSRLISELEKISLLQESKEKGIRKEKNNKISLETVNESIEGITTNSFQVGESLLKQNVGEALIRINALLISGEPALRLLASLTTQIRGWLWVSLLEKNNHKDVAFIAKTAGIANPKRIYVIRKQIQGKESGLFLNLLNCLLEIEISLKKGSKPFQAFQDGLLTKF, from the coding sequence ATGCCAATACATCTAATTTGGGGAGATGATTCGGGCTCGCGAACCAGAGCTATAGAAAAACTTATTACAAATATTGTTGACCCTGCTTGGCATACAATGAATATAAGCAGGTTAAATGGCAACGATATTGAACAAGCCAATAAAGCGCTGGAAGATGCAAGAGTGCCACCATTTGGGAATGGTTGCAGAGTAGTGTTAGTACAAAAAAGTCCTTTTTGTAATGGATGCCAAACTGAACTTGCTCAGAAATTTGAAGAAGTAATAAATGTAATTCCTGAGAGCACACATCTTCTTTTAATACATGATCTGAAACCAGATGGCAGATTAAAAACAACAAAAATTTTAAAAAAGCTAATTCAATCAAATAAAGCTCATGAAAAGAGCTTCAATCTTCCAGCTATATGGGATTCAGAAGGTCAAAAGCAATTAGTAAGAATTACAGCCAAAGACTTAGGCATGAAGATTGAAGAAGAGGCTATTATTTCCCTAGTAGAAGCAATTGGAAATGATAGCTCTAGGTTGATTTCAGAATTAGAAAAGATCTCATTATTACAAGAATCAAAAGAAAAAGGAATTAGAAAAGAAAAAAACAATAAAATTAGTTTAGAAACTGTTAATGAATCTATAGAAGGGATAACTACAAACTCTTTCCAAGTAGGAGAATCCCTTTTAAAACAAAACGTTGGTGAAGCGCTTATACGAATTAATGCCTTACTAATTTCAGGAGAACCAGCCCTAAGATTACTTGCTTCATTAACCACACAAATTAGAGGCTGGCTTTGGGTAAGCCTCCTAGAGAAGAATAATCATAAAGATGTTGCTTTTATTGCAAAAACAGCCGGTATAGCTAATCCAAAACGTATTTATGTAATAAGAAAACAAATACAAGGAAAAGAATCCGGTTTATTCCTAAACCTACTAAATTGCTTATTAGAGATTGAAATTAGTCTTAAAAAAGGTAGTAAGCCTTTCCAGGCTTTCCAAGATGGTCTCCTAACAAAGTTTTGA
- a CDS encoding precorrin-8X methylmutase, with translation MQSDHPIFKKSLKIIQSQLGFTGLNDLEQQVLERLIHTTGDFAIQHLLKFSPDACQIGISALKSGAPILTDTAMAMAAITPMASRTLCSQVNSVLDWAPSSVEGNQTRIGIGMKNAWIELSRKFTNSQSPIVIIGSAPTGLDSLLDLIDLGLNAPSLIIGMPVGFVGVTQSKNRLLTYDCPQILLEGNRGGAAIAGATVNALLRAAILSH, from the coding sequence ATGCAAAGTGATCACCCCATTTTTAAGAAAAGTTTGAAAATTATTCAATCTCAGCTTGGATTTACTGGATTAAATGATTTAGAGCAACAAGTGTTGGAAAGACTAATTCATACAACTGGTGATTTTGCTATTCAGCATTTGTTGAAATTTAGTCCAGATGCGTGTCAAATTGGCATCTCTGCATTGAAATCAGGAGCTCCAATTCTTACTGATACTGCAATGGCTATGGCTGCTATAACTCCTATGGCCTCAAGAACATTATGTTCCCAAGTTAACTCTGTTTTGGATTGGGCCCCAAGTTCGGTTGAAGGTAACCAAACAAGAATAGGAATAGGTATGAAGAATGCTTGGATTGAGCTTTCGCGCAAATTTACAAATAGTCAATCACCAATTGTAATTATAGGAAGCGCACCTACTGGATTGGACTCTTTATTGGATTTAATTGACTTAGGTTTGAATGCCCCAAGTTTGATTATAGGAATGCCAGTTGGGTTTGTTGGAGTTACTCAAAGTAAAAATCGGTTGCTTACCTATGATTGTCCACAAATTCTTTTAGAAGGAAATCGTGGAGGTGCTGCAATAGCAGGTGCAACTGTTAATGCTTTATTAAGGGCAGCGATCTTATCTCATTAA
- the psbZ gene encoding photosystem II reaction center protein PsbZ — translation MQAISFILANALLFASLILVVGVPVLYMTQADPSNPRNGEIRKIEIIGGVWFHLVLANGAIAGLV, via the coding sequence ATGCAAGCCATTAGCTTCATTCTCGCGAATGCCCTTTTATTCGCATCATTGATATTGGTAGTTGGTGTTCCTGTCCTCTACATGACTCAAGCAGATCCTTCTAATCCAAGAAATGGAGAAATTAGAAAGATCGAAATTATTGGTGGAGTTTGGTTCCATTTGGTTTTAGCTAATGGTGCTATTGCCGGATTGGTTTGA
- the ribH gene encoding 6,7-dimethyl-8-ribityllumazine synthase produces the protein MATFEGLFTQSSSLKVGIVVARFNDLITNKLLSGCLDCLSRHGIDVSANSSQLDTAWVPGSFELPLVAQSFAKSGRYQVVITLGAVIRGDTPHFDVVISEASKGISAVSRETGIPIVFGVLTTDNMQQALERAGIKNNLGWNYALQALELGSLMQKLG, from the coding sequence ATGGCCACATTTGAAGGGCTTTTTACACAATCCTCTTCTTTGAAGGTTGGTATTGTTGTTGCTCGATTTAATGATTTGATCACTAATAAGCTCTTATCGGGGTGTCTCGACTGCTTATCCAGGCATGGAATAGATGTCTCAGCTAATAGCTCACAATTAGACACAGCGTGGGTTCCTGGATCCTTCGAATTGCCATTAGTGGCTCAATCCTTTGCAAAAAGTGGGCGCTATCAAGTGGTTATAACTCTTGGGGCTGTAATTAGGGGAGACACCCCACACTTTGATGTTGTGATCTCTGAAGCTAGTAAAGGTATCTCAGCTGTCTCTAGAGAAACTGGAATCCCAATAGTATTTGGGGTTTTAACCACTGACAATATGCAGCAAGCCCTTGAAAGAGCTGGAATAAAAAATAATTTAGGCTGGAACTATGCTTTACAAGCCTTAGAGCTGGGCTCTTTAATGCAAAAACTTGGTTAA
- a CDS encoding GNAT family N-acetyltransferase, with protein MTGISIVRHGNGSPGLRYFGLGPNLRPSAALKKLQELLQQNTFWAKNRSHKALKIMLSNSSVVISIWKGTRLVGFGRANSDGIFRATLWDVVIANDSQGLGIGRILVEALLKAPQLQKVEKVYLMTTNCSEFYEQLGFKIVSNQKLLLIQRDSLKQ; from the coding sequence ATGACTGGGATATCAATTGTCAGACATGGAAATGGTTCGCCAGGACTAAGATATTTTGGACTGGGACCTAATCTCAGACCTAGTGCCGCATTAAAAAAACTACAAGAGCTGCTCCAACAAAATACATTCTGGGCGAAAAACAGAAGTCACAAAGCATTAAAAATAATGCTCTCAAATAGTTCTGTTGTAATTAGTATCTGGAAAGGAACCAGACTGGTGGGATTTGGTAGAGCAAACAGTGATGGTATTTTCCGAGCAACTTTATGGGATGTTGTGATAGCAAATGATTCACAAGGACTAGGAATTGGACGAATATTAGTAGAAGCATTACTAAAAGCCCCTCAATTGCAAAAAGTAGAAAAAGTCTATTTAATGACTACAAATTGCTCAGAATTTTATGAGCAATTAGGCTTTAAAATAGTAAGTAATCAAAAACTTTTACTAATACAACGAGATTCTTTAAAGCAGTAG
- the secA gene encoding preprotein translocase subunit SecA, producing MLKQLLGDPNARKLKRFSPLVTDINILEEDISPLSDDDLRSRTAEFRQRLEKPRSLREQRDLLDDLLPEAFAIVREAGKRVLGMRHFDVQLIGGMVLHEGQIAEMKTGEGKTLVATLPSFLNALTGRGVHVVTVNDYLARRDAEWMGQVHRFLGLNVGLIQQEMTPQQRRKNYGCDITYATNSELGFDYLRDNMAADISEVVQRDFQFCVIDEVDSILIDEARTPLIISGQVERPQEKYQKAAEVASTLIRAAEIGKDGIDPEGDYEVDEKQRSCTLTDEGFAKTESQLGVNDLFNPQDPWAHYITNALKAKELFTRDVNYIVRDGEAVIVDEFTGRVMPGRRWSDGQHQAIEAKESLSIQPETQTLASITYQNFFLLYPRLSGMTGTAKTEEVEFEKTYKLETTVIPTNRKVARQDWVDQVYKTETGKWQAVAKETALVHREGRPVLVGTTSVEKSELLSALLSEEDIPHNLLNAKPENVEREAEIVAQAGRAGAVTIATNMAGRGTDIILGGNSDYMARLKLREVLIPRLVKPEDGHQPPKPLQRNKESVEGFLDKSDISENSFKSIKQSKSLGSLFPCQLTSETDDYLAELARKLVKSWGDRSLSLIELEDRISTAGEKAPTSDSDITSLRKGIELVKTEYDVVVNQEDIRVREAGGLHVIGTERHESRRVDNQLRGRSGRQGDLGSTRFFLSLEDNLLRIFGGDRVASLMNAFRVEEDMPIESGMLTRSLEGAQKKVETYYYDIRKQVFEYDEVMNNQRKAVYSERRRVLEGSELKKQVIGYGEKTMEEVVEAYVNADLPPEEWDINQLLTKAKEFIYLLNDLQPEQLRGLNIEELKAFLQEQLRNAYDLKEAQIEESNPGMMREAERYFVLQQVDTLWREHLQAMDALRESVGLRGYGQKDPLIEYKNEGYDMFLDMMTNMRRNVIYSMFMFQPASKKELTN from the coding sequence ATGCTCAAGCAACTGCTGGGTGACCCTAATGCCCGCAAGCTGAAGCGGTTTTCTCCTTTAGTTACGGATATAAATATTCTTGAGGAAGATATATCCCCTCTAAGTGACGATGATTTGAGAAGTAGGACAGCAGAGTTTAGGCAACGTTTAGAAAAACCAAGGTCTCTTAGAGAGCAACGTGATCTTCTGGATGACCTATTGCCAGAGGCATTTGCAATAGTTCGCGAAGCGGGAAAGCGTGTTCTCGGCATGAGACATTTTGATGTGCAATTAATTGGCGGAATGGTGCTACATGAAGGACAGATTGCTGAGATGAAAACAGGTGAGGGTAAAACGCTTGTTGCAACTCTTCCAAGTTTTTTGAATGCCCTCACCGGAAGAGGTGTTCATGTGGTCACTGTTAATGATTATTTGGCAAGAAGAGATGCCGAGTGGATGGGACAAGTGCATCGCTTTCTTGGTTTGAATGTTGGTCTGATTCAGCAGGAAATGACTCCGCAACAGAGAAGAAAGAATTATGGATGTGATATTACTTATGCAACTAATTCAGAACTGGGTTTTGATTATTTGCGAGATAACATGGCTGCAGATATTTCAGAAGTTGTTCAACGAGACTTTCAGTTTTGTGTCATAGATGAAGTTGATTCGATTCTGATTGATGAAGCTAGAACTCCCCTAATTATTTCTGGTCAAGTAGAGCGTCCGCAAGAAAAATATCAAAAGGCTGCTGAAGTTGCATCAACTCTTATTCGTGCTGCTGAAATAGGAAAAGATGGAATAGACCCTGAAGGAGATTATGAAGTTGATGAGAAGCAGCGAAGTTGCACACTTACAGATGAAGGATTTGCCAAGACTGAATCACAATTAGGAGTTAATGACCTATTTAACCCTCAGGATCCCTGGGCTCATTACATAACAAATGCATTAAAAGCTAAAGAGCTTTTTACAAGAGATGTTAATTACATAGTTCGTGATGGAGAGGCAGTAATAGTAGATGAATTTACTGGTCGAGTTATGCCTGGTCGCCGCTGGAGTGATGGCCAGCATCAAGCTATAGAAGCAAAAGAATCATTATCTATTCAGCCAGAGACTCAAACTCTTGCATCTATTACTTATCAAAATTTCTTTTTGTTATATCCTCGATTATCTGGGATGACCGGAACTGCAAAAACAGAAGAAGTTGAGTTTGAAAAGACTTATAAGTTAGAAACTACTGTTATACCAACCAATAGGAAAGTTGCTCGACAAGATTGGGTGGATCAGGTCTATAAGACTGAAACTGGTAAATGGCAGGCTGTTGCGAAAGAGACTGCATTGGTTCACAGGGAAGGACGCCCAGTCCTAGTGGGTACAACTAGTGTTGAAAAGAGTGAATTACTAAGCGCCTTACTGTCTGAAGAAGATATTCCTCATAACTTATTAAACGCAAAACCAGAAAATGTTGAAAGAGAAGCAGAAATAGTTGCTCAGGCGGGTAGAGCAGGTGCAGTAACTATTGCAACCAATATGGCTGGTCGAGGCACAGACATCATCCTTGGAGGTAATAGCGATTATATGGCAAGATTGAAATTGCGAGAGGTCTTGATACCACGTTTAGTAAAACCAGAAGATGGTCATCAACCTCCTAAACCTCTTCAACGTAATAAGGAATCAGTAGAAGGATTTTTAGATAAATCAGATATATCTGAGAACTCATTTAAATCAATTAAGCAATCAAAATCTCTTGGTAGCTTGTTCCCTTGTCAATTGACTTCTGAGACTGATGATTACTTGGCTGAACTTGCAAGAAAGTTAGTAAAGTCTTGGGGCGATAGATCACTTTCCTTAATTGAGTTAGAAGATCGAATCTCAACTGCTGGGGAGAAGGCTCCTACTTCAGACTCAGATATAACTTCACTTCGAAAAGGCATTGAACTTGTCAAAACTGAATATGATGTAGTGGTTAATCAGGAAGATATAAGAGTTCGGGAGGCAGGCGGTCTTCATGTGATTGGAACAGAACGACATGAATCTCGAAGAGTAGATAATCAATTACGTGGCCGATCAGGTAGACAAGGAGATTTAGGAAGTACAAGATTCTTTTTATCCCTTGAAGATAATCTCCTAAGAATTTTTGGAGGAGACCGTGTTGCTTCTTTAATGAATGCTTTTCGTGTTGAGGAGGATATGCCGATTGAATCAGGAATGCTCACACGTTCCTTGGAGGGTGCTCAGAAAAAGGTGGAAACGTACTATTACGATATTCGTAAACAAGTTTTTGAATATGATGAGGTAATGAATAATCAACGTAAAGCAGTTTATTCAGAGAGAAGAAGGGTATTAGAAGGTAGTGAATTAAAAAAACAAGTAATTGGATATGGCGAGAAAACAATGGAAGAAGTAGTTGAAGCTTATGTTAATGCAGATCTTCCACCTGAAGAATGGGATATTAATCAATTACTCACAAAGGCAAAAGAATTTATTTACTTGCTTAATGATTTGCAGCCTGAGCAATTAAGAGGTTTAAATATAGAAGAATTAAAGGCTTTCTTGCAAGAACAATTACGTAATGCATATGATTTAAAAGAAGCTCAAATAGAAGAGAGTAATCCTGGGATGATGAGAGAAGCAGAGAGGTACTTTGTGCTTCAACAGGTTGATACACTTTGGCGAGAACATTTACAAGCAATGGATGCATTAAGGGAGTCTGTTGGTCTTCGTGGATATGGACAAAAAGATCCTTTAATAGAGTATAAAAATGAAGGCTATGATATGTTCCTTGATATGATGACTAATATGCGCAGAAACGTCATTTATTCAATGTTTATGTTTCAGCCAGCATCTAAGAAGGAATTAACTAATTAA
- the cysE gene encoding serine O-acetyltransferase translates to MFKSINSYIRIIKERDPAARGVLEILLCYPGFHALALHSINHKLWNLGVPLIPRLLSQITRTLTGIEIHPGARIGKGVFIDHGMGVVIGETTEIGNRCLLYQGVTLGGTGKEDGKRHPTLAENVVIGAGAKVLGAITIGQNTRIGAGSVVVKDVEAESTVVGIPGRVVHKSGVRINPLAHSALPDTEADVILNLMERIDYLENQVITYQNNLKDLMEGREPKNISQGKSQNLKDKEIIEFFGENDSEF, encoded by the coding sequence ATGTTTAAATCTATTAATTCTTATATAAGGATTATCAAAGAAAGAGACCCGGCAGCTAGGGGAGTTTTGGAAATACTCCTTTGCTACCCTGGATTTCATGCTTTAGCTCTTCATAGTATTAATCATAAATTATGGAATCTAGGTGTTCCCCTAATACCAAGATTACTTAGTCAAATAACGAGGACATTAACAGGTATAGAAATTCATCCAGGAGCAAGAATTGGGAAAGGAGTCTTTATAGATCATGGAATGGGTGTAGTTATCGGGGAAACAACTGAAATAGGTAATCGCTGTCTTTTATATCAAGGAGTCACCTTGGGAGGTACAGGGAAAGAAGATGGAAAAAGACATCCGACATTAGCTGAAAACGTAGTTATTGGAGCTGGGGCAAAAGTTTTAGGCGCAATTACCATCGGACAAAATACTAGAATTGGAGCTGGCTCAGTTGTAGTAAAAGATGTAGAAGCAGAAAGTACTGTTGTAGGTATTCCAGGTCGAGTTGTTCATAAAAGTGGGGTAAGAATAAATCCCTTAGCTCACTCTGCATTACCTGATACAGAAGCAGATGTAATATTGAACCTTATGGAAAGAATTGATTACTTAGAAAATCAAGTCATTACATATCAAAATAACCTCAAAGATCTAATGGAAGGAAGAGAACCTAAAAATATTTCTCAAGGCAAATCACAAAATTTAAAAGACAAAGAAATTATTGAATTTTTTGGAGAAAATGATTCTGAATTTTAA
- a CDS encoding GntR family transcriptional regulator, whose protein sequence is MRFHIQQESEIPASSQLYNQICFAIAARHYPPGHRLPSTRQLAMQTGLHRNTISKVYRQLETDGVVEAIAGSGIYVRDQQKQRDIRTAANVKNKGIKDIDLEVRKSVDSLLNSGCTLQQTRDLFNQEINWRLRCGARVLVSTPREDIGASMLIAEELTPHLDVPVEVVPMEELENILENSNNGTVVTSRYFLQPIEEVAKKHSVRAIAVDLSDFKKELAMLTELRAGSCVGIVSISPGILRAAQVILHSMRGNELLLMTANPDVGSRLIALLRAASHVICDSPSLPIVEHTLRQNRSQLIRMPQLHCAENYLSNSTIEDLRKEIGLTN, encoded by the coding sequence GTGAGATTCCATATTCAGCAAGAAAGTGAAATACCTGCATCTAGCCAGCTTTATAATCAAATTTGTTTTGCAATAGCAGCTAGACATTATCCTCCAGGACACAGATTGCCTAGTACTAGGCAGCTAGCCATGCAAACTGGATTGCATAGAAATACAATTAGTAAAGTTTATCGACAATTAGAAACTGATGGAGTGGTAGAGGCCATTGCAGGCTCAGGTATTTATGTCAGAGATCAACAAAAACAACGTGATATAAGAACTGCAGCAAATGTTAAGAATAAAGGTATTAAAGATATTGATTTAGAAGTAAGAAAATCGGTAGATTCACTACTTAACTCTGGATGTACACTTCAACAAACACGCGATTTATTTAATCAAGAAATTAATTGGAGATTAAGATGTGGTGCAAGGGTGTTAGTGAGTACACCAAGAGAAGATATTGGAGCATCTATGTTGATTGCTGAAGAACTAACACCACATTTAGATGTACCAGTTGAAGTAGTTCCAATGGAAGAATTAGAAAATATTCTTGAAAATTCAAACAATGGGACAGTCGTTACCAGCAGATATTTCCTACAACCTATAGAAGAAGTAGCAAAAAAACATAGTGTTAGAGCTATAGCAGTGGATCTAAGTGACTTTAAAAAAGAATTGGCAATGCTTACAGAATTACGAGCTGGTAGCTGCGTAGGGATTGTCAGCATCAGCCCAGGTATTTTAAGAGCAGCTCAAGTAATTCTGCACAGCATGCGCGGAAATGAGTTATTACTAATGACAGCTAACCCTGATGTCGGGAGCAGATTAATTGCTCTTCTAAGAGCAGCAAGTCATGTGATTTGCGACAGTCCTAGTCTTCCAATAGTTGAACACACTCTGAGGCAGAATCGATCTCAATTGATTCGGATGCCTCAACTACATTGTGCAGAAAATTATTTAAGCAATTCAACTATTGAAGACTTGAGAAAAGAGATAGGCCTCACCAATTAA
- the infC gene encoding translation initiation factor IF-3, giving the protein MPPRPRFDRRAPERELPNINERIKYPKLRVVDADGSQLGVISREEALDIAQDRELDLVLVSEKASPPVCRIMNYGKFKFEQEKKAKEAKKKSHQTEVKEVKMRYKIDQHDYKVRIGQATRFLKSGDKVKCTVIFRGREIQHTNLAESLLIRMAKDLEEQAEVQQHPKREGRNMIMFLSPRKTPLVKKESEEDVPRKAIRTIS; this is encoded by the coding sequence ATGCCACCACGTCCCCGTTTTGATCGCCGCGCCCCTGAAAGGGAGCTCCCCAACATAAATGAGCGAATTAAGTATCCAAAGCTTCGAGTTGTTGATGCAGACGGATCTCAGCTTGGTGTAATTAGCCGAGAAGAGGCCTTAGATATTGCACAAGATAGAGAACTAGATCTTGTGCTTGTCAGCGAAAAGGCATCCCCTCCTGTTTGTCGAATTATGAACTATGGGAAGTTCAAATTTGAACAAGAGAAAAAAGCTAAAGAAGCCAAGAAGAAATCTCATCAAACAGAAGTTAAAGAAGTAAAAATGAGATATAAAATTGACCAGCATGACTACAAAGTTCGAATTGGGCAAGCAACTCGTTTCCTCAAATCAGGAGACAAAGTTAAATGTACTGTGATTTTTAGAGGGAGAGAAATTCAACATACCAATCTAGCTGAATCACTTTTAATTAGAATGGCAAAAGACTTAGAAGAACAAGCTGAAGTACAGCAACATCCGAAAAGAGAAGGTAGAAATATGATCATGTTTCTTTCTCCACGCAAAACACCTTTAGTAAAAAAAGAGTCTGAAGAAGATGTTCCTCGTAAAGCAATTAGAACAATTTCTTAA
- the miaA gene encoding tRNA (adenosine(37)-N6)-dimethylallyltransferase MiaA — translation MEAKKPLVIVVLGPTASGKTSLSIEIAKYFQLEIQNIDSRQVYKGMDIGTAKPTPKQQEQVQHFLIDICEPNEQLNINEFKKVASASLNDSLKKSGIGLLSGGSGLYLKTITKGLEPPSVPAQKEFREQLQKMDLKECHQILKVCDPLTANKVSPTDSIRIIRALEVFYATGKPISTQRVNKIPDWHVLELGLNPTNLAHRIEMRTEEMYKNGLIEETEELLKKYGQELPLLKTIGYQEALCIIKGTINITQAIPITNQRTRNFAKRQRTWFKNQHSPIWLNDENSLKESISLIKEAIR, via the coding sequence ATGGAAGCCAAGAAACCACTAGTTATTGTTGTCCTTGGTCCCACAGCCAGTGGCAAAACATCTCTATCAATTGAGATCGCTAAGTATTTCCAATTAGAAATCCAAAATATCGATTCAAGACAGGTTTATAAAGGTATGGACATTGGAACTGCAAAGCCAACTCCCAAACAGCAGGAACAAGTTCAGCACTTTTTAATTGATATTTGTGAACCTAATGAACAACTAAATATCAATGAATTTAAAAAGGTAGCCAGCGCAAGTCTTAATGACAGCCTTAAGAAGTCTGGTATTGGCTTGTTATCCGGAGGAAGTGGGCTTTATCTGAAAACAATCACAAAAGGACTAGAACCTCCTTCAGTGCCCGCACAAAAAGAATTCCGAGAACAATTACAAAAGATGGATCTCAAAGAATGTCATCAAATACTTAAAGTTTGTGACCCGTTAACAGCAAATAAAGTTTCTCCAACTGATTCAATTAGAATAATTAGAGCTTTGGAAGTCTTTTACGCAACTGGAAAGCCAATTAGTACTCAACGAGTCAATAAAATTCCTGATTGGCATGTTTTAGAACTTGGACTAAATCCAACAAATCTCGCACATAGAATCGAGATGAGGACTGAAGAAATGTACAAAAATGGACTAATTGAAGAAACGGAAGAGTTACTAAAAAAATATGGTCAAGAGCTTCCGCTGCTAAAAACAATTGGCTATCAAGAAGCTTTATGTATCATTAAGGGAACAATTAACATAACTCAAGCAATTCCCATTACTAATCAACGCACTAGAAATTTTGCTAAAAGGCAACGAACATGGTTCAAAAATCAACATTCACCCATATGGCTGAATGACGAAAATTCATTGAAAGAATCTATATCCTTGATAAAAGAGGCTATAAGGTGA